The Caulobacter sp. FWC26 genome contains a region encoding:
- a CDS encoding PRC-barrel domain-containing protein yields the protein MKTAILALSVAALATGAIAQTTIARVESQPAKGAFTVGQVEDADVIDSANRKAGEVEHVLLDAAGKPTAIVIEIDRMGPDKKVVVALADVTVAPEVGDADDHIVRTKLTKAQLAALPDWKG from the coding sequence ATGAAAACCGCCATCCTCGCCCTGTCCGTCGCCGCGCTCGCGACCGGCGCAATCGCTCAGACGACGATCGCGCGCGTGGAGAGCCAACCGGCCAAGGGCGCGTTCACGGTCGGCCAAGTCGAAGACGCCGACGTCATCGACTCGGCCAATCGCAAGGCCGGCGAGGTCGAGCACGTGTTGCTCGACGCCGCCGGTAAGCCGACGGCCATCGTCATCGAGATCGACCGGATGGGACCAGACAAGAAGGTCGTCGTCGCCTTGGCCGACGTCACGGTAGCGCCCGAAGTGGGCGATGCCGACGATCACATCGTTCGAACGAAGCTGACGAAGGCGCAGCTGGCCGCACTGCCTGATTGGAAGGGCTAG
- a CDS encoding serine hydrolase, producing the protein MFARRALLAGSTALAVSGGATAARARPRAPCRDEDAAWIPSVDLVHELPRFMRIAGVPGVAIAVIDRGKLAWSRSFGVKNMLTRAPVREDTLFEAASMTKPVFAYVVMRLVDEKRLDLDTPLVAYRRPANLGDDPNLERITARHVLAHSTGLPNWATGPLVTSKAPGSSYTYSGEAFIWLQLVVETIMQMGLGGVMQAKLFGPAGMSHSSFGWDEQIARSAVFGHSEPPEGEETLPPQPTRELGDRLLPVASRWRKPIASWTYEESIAAMRETDPKTAPSTHDLLVNSAGGLLTTASDYARFMQLMIDRPTRADWEISEASRRAMLTPLLDIRGRDISRGLGWELEQSSAGPLFQHSGSNYGIFKTLGVGDARRGRAIVVFTNAANGNALAARIVRQATGIDRLKSLV; encoded by the coding sequence ATGTTCGCGCGGCGGGCTTTGCTGGCTGGATCGACGGCGCTGGCCGTCAGCGGCGGGGCGACGGCCGCCCGCGCCCGTCCGCGCGCGCCATGCCGGGACGAGGATGCCGCCTGGATTCCGTCGGTAGACCTGGTTCACGAGCTTCCACGCTTCATGCGCATTGCCGGGGTCCCCGGCGTCGCCATCGCGGTCATAGACCGCGGAAAGCTCGCCTGGAGCCGCAGCTTCGGCGTGAAAAACATGCTCACCCGCGCCCCGGTGCGCGAGGACACGTTGTTTGAAGCGGCGTCCATGACGAAGCCGGTCTTCGCCTATGTCGTGATGCGGCTGGTCGATGAAAAGCGCCTGGACCTGGACACGCCGCTCGTCGCGTACCGCCGGCCCGCGAACCTGGGTGATGACCCGAACCTCGAACGGATCACGGCCCGGCATGTGCTGGCGCATTCGACCGGCTTGCCCAACTGGGCGACCGGACCGCTCGTCACGAGCAAGGCGCCGGGATCCAGTTACACCTATTCGGGCGAAGCCTTCATCTGGCTGCAGTTGGTCGTCGAGACGATCATGCAAATGGGCCTTGGCGGCGTGATGCAGGCCAAGCTGTTCGGTCCGGCCGGAATGTCTCACAGCAGCTTCGGCTGGGACGAACAGATCGCCAGGTCGGCCGTCTTTGGCCATTCCGAGCCTCCGGAGGGCGAGGAAACGCTTCCGCCCCAGCCCACGCGCGAGCTGGGCGACCGGCTGCTTCCGGTCGCGTCGCGGTGGCGCAAGCCGATCGCGTCATGGACCTACGAAGAGTCGATCGCGGCCATGCGCGAGACCGATCCCAAGACCGCGCCGTCGACGCACGACCTGCTGGTCAATTCGGCCGGCGGGCTCCTGACGACAGCGTCCGACTACGCGAGGTTCATGCAGCTGATGATCGATCGGCCGACACGGGCGGACTGGGAGATCAGCGAGGCGTCAAGGCGAGCGATGCTCACCCCTCTGCTCGACATCCGCGGGCGCGATATTTCGCGCGGACTGGGTTGGGAACTCGAACAATCCTCGGCGGGCCCGCTGTTCCAGCACAGCGGCAGCAACTACGGGATCTTCAAGACGCTGGGCGTCGGCGACGCCCGCCGGGGGCGCGCGATCGTCGTCTTCACCAACGCCGCGAACGGCAATGCGCTAGCCGCCCGGATCGTTCGGCAGGCGACGGGGATCGACCGGCTGAAGTCCTTGGTCTAG